Part of the Antennarius striatus isolate MH-2024 chromosome 6, ASM4005453v1, whole genome shotgun sequence genome, gccctggaggtatccgcaccagatgcccaaaccacctcagctgactcctttccactcGATGGAGCAGCAAACTCTAATCTTAGCCTCTCTAATCAAAACCGTGTAAAAACAATGCTGATAAAGCCCATATGCCAACTCACCACCACCATATGCCTCAAACAACAACACCTCCACCAATTAATATGtgtcaaaaatatatatttaaattcttCAGTACGACCTGTTTCCTTATGTCTACTGCAGAAATCCAAATCCTctctgatgtttttgtgttctgAAGTTCAAGTTAACTTTGCTGCATCAAATAGTTGAAAATGAAGTCTCCTCAGATTTCCCTGTCTCTGTTATTTTCATTGTTACTATTCTTCTGACCCATCAGGCAAGACTTATCAAGAGTATTTCAATCAGGGCAGACTTTCTGTGGTTCAGTGAGCTCACTTTTGACTTTCCATTTGGAGTTAATTTTCTTTTGGGGGTGGAAGCATCTTTTGTTGTAACCAAACAACATGAggaaatgtacagtacatcttCTTTCACATcagggtcctggacttcctctATAGGACACAATGAGGATTGACACATGGTGTCTGCAGTACAAATACTAGCATGGCAATTTTGTTGTGGTCATAAATGCTGATAGCTAGATTAATATGAATTCACTCCATGAACACAGtaagctaatttttttttttctcatggcATCAATATTTTCAGATGTGAGAGTAATTTATCTGTGTTGTATACACAAGGATAAATGGAAAAAGGCCATTTTTGATATTATTATAAAGTAATATTCTTTGCTCAGAATGATGGCACAATTAAATCAGATATATTATCCGTTTCTGGTCTATGTTTACATCACATAAATATTTCAACCTCCTGATCACCTTatagcaggggtgtcaaacgaATTTTCACCATGGGCCACATCACCATAgtggctgtcctcaaaaggcCAGATGTAACATATTAATGTAACTccatgtaactcaatgtaatgtaacataaaagtAGCTACTCCTTAATGGAAAATAAGTCTGAATTTATCAgttatttaagttacaaacattacagttacacagaaaaaaaacaacaacatgtttgcttgttgttgtgttataacaaattattttaatttgtcagtttaAGAAACCTACAGAAATCCATCAagtcaaggatcaaactatccaataaataaagaaaaacacaagttaggacattaactttgttcaaaacgtttttgtctgAGTTAAAACGGGCTTGATTACTGAATTGtgggaatgtagttttggtcaaagcacacttttgacctatgtAGTTTTAGAAACTCTGACTCTTTATGCTCTCGCggaccacataaaatgatgtgatggGCCACATTTGGGCCCCGGGCcttaagtttgacacatgtgccttaTAGCTTCAAATCTTatcaaatattcatttatattttctgattgcactgcagtgacagaaaatgtgACCAGTGGACCCAATTTGTATGTTAAACATGCTATTTTGTAGGAATGTTCTCAGGTCTCATCCTCCTGATATAAAGAAATAGCGGTGATTGGTAAAAGTTAACATTGACGCCCCAACAGATAGAAATAGTGGCGCACGGAGGCCACACGGTGGCGCACAAACTGCACAACAGGGTATGTCATTCTGctctcttcaaaataaaacttaataaaGGTGACGTCTGAGTTGAATGATGGCTTATTTGATGAGAAGATGTACACTCGGAACCAATCACAGCCTCATGTTATACAAAACAGGTGTCTTTCGAggtatatatataaactttaaactatttttttccctttactcTTAAATGCCAACGCCACTCCCAAAAAAGATGTCTACAGAAATATTTGGTGAACACAGCGTGGTTCATCaataatttcacttttttataATTTCTTTCTATTAAACTCCTATTGATACGCAGCCATTTACAGCTTGGATTATTTGTAGGCTCGCATTAATGTGAAATCAATAAATTACTACGTTCATCATTGATTATTTTAAATCAGTATTGAGGACTGTTGCAATTAAAATATCAACCACGAGGTGGCGCAGAGCGACAATTAGTCGAATTCGAATCTCCAAAAGCAATGACGTATTTATGCAAGTGTTTTCTCAACTCGCTTGATAttctaagatttttttttttaaaccaacctgAACGATTGACCTCATGTAAGCGCAACAGGACGTCATGTGATGATTATTTATTACAATCAGATGATTATGTGGTTTACATGAGatcatgtaattttaaaaaaataattggaaATGCATTTCCCCACGTTGATCACCACAGCTTTAAGTACAGCAGTAGTAGTGTCTGCATACTTGGGAGTAAAGTTTCCTTCTCACTTCCATcgcccttctcctcctcctcctcctcctcctcctcttcctcctcctcctgcataCAAACTGCTCAGCGCTGTCAGCGCCGCTTCAAACGCGCACGCTGCTGCCGACCTGAGAACTAACAGACACACGGATTTAATCCCACTTCATTCTCTTTCTATTCCGCTTTTAATGAAGACTGTCAACTTTGCCAAAAAAGGGATTATTTTACAACAGGTGCAATGATCGCGTTCTACAAGAGCTCAACTGATTAGAGGTAAGTTCTGGTTTCAAACCCTTTAGAGAATTAGtttaatctgaaaaataatTAGTGCTATAAATATTGACTTGTGTGTGCCTGGTTgatacaaataaaattcaagagCAGATTGTTTAGGGTattcaaaaaaaacccccaaaaaacagatCTTAAACTCACCACTGTGGCCCGTTTTGAATACACTGTTTGAGACGTCCTGCAagctgtgtttttgaaataAGGCCAGTTCACCCCAGTGAACATATACAAAAACATTATGAGCTGTCTCTGCTTGCTTGgcctctgatttttttttctttgtaattcaGAAACTTTTGCCTCTCGTGTTCATAAATTCAGCTGCCAGTATCTAGACTTAATGTCTGTTAATGAGTAAACTTTGAGAATTTGGACACTGCTCTCAGCTGTCTGACACTGATTGGTGTCCCTGTCGTTTGTTTACCCTTTAGGGGGAAGATCAGGTCTCCTGAGGGGCTACAGTGCTTGCTCTGTGAACTCAGAGTTTGAACAGAGCTGGTGAAGAACACACAGACCCTCTAAGGTCATGGATATCGGCAATGATGTGGATTTGTCTAATCCTAACATCACCCCTTTGTGGAAACGTCGCACAGATTTACATAAGCCAAGACCCCTCAGCTACCACATGAATGGGGTCACGACCACAAGCTTCCCTGTGGAGGACATCAAGTCCGCTTTTCCGTCGAATCAACCTGCTGAGGGACTGACGGTCACACCCCATTGCCTGGAGAAGAACGCTGCTGTATTGAAGCATGTTTTGCACAAACCGACAAAGAAACCCAGAGTAGTCCGGAGCATCAGTATCAGGCACTTCTCcaatggaatttttttgtccaaaTTTAGGTCTGATGATAGCAAATCTGCTTCCCTGGACAACAGAGTGTATAACAGAGACCGTGACAAGGGGGAATCCAAAAATGGGGTTACACTATTACCTGATAAGCAACACCAGGACTCCCAGAAACCACTCTCCAGTCCAGGAAGTCTCAGGTCACAGAAAAACCAGAGAGCATTTGAGATGAGTTCTTCCTCGCCTGAAGCCACTCGTCTTAATGATTCTCCTCCTGCCTTGTGTCCATGTCCGCCAAACAACAGCAACTATGATCACAGTCAACTGTCCTTCATTCCATCAGCATCCAGCCCCTCTCCTCCACCCCCGCGTACCCCAACCCCCTCATGCAGCTCCACATCTAGCATCCCCTCCCTCTCATCCCTGGTATCCTCAGACCCCCCGACCCCACGCTCCCCGTCACCTGCAGACGGAGGACAGGCATCTCTCAGACAGTCGTCTGTCTCATCTGCCTCTTCACAGGACACTAGGCatgcctcttcctcttcctccatctcgtCGATCTCTCCGTCAGTTTCCCCAACTATTTATCCCTCTCCCTCCGTCGTCCTCAGCACAAACAGCCCAGCTGCCCTGAAAATGGGCACCCACCAGCTCATTCCCAAGGGCTTAGCGTCGGATATTCGGCAGAGCAAGGCAACGCCTCCTGGGCTACAAGGACAAGGCTTGTCAGGGTTGTTGGGGTTGGACAATTCAAAGAGGGCATTAAAAACCCTGAGCATGGTGGAAACGGGAGCCTACTTTTCTACAGGTGGAACTCTCAATGAGTGTAGAGATACAGAAAGTGACAGTCCTGGGTCGCTAAGAAGAGGGCTGAGGAGTAAGTCCTATAGGAAGGCAGTTGTAAGTGGAGTAGACTTAGAGGAACCATCGGTTGATCAGAAGGCCAGTCAGTTGTCTCAGCTTGTCATTCAAGGGCCACACAGTGATAACCCAGCTTCAGCAGTCAGCCCATCAAGTCCTGACAGGGTAAGCCTCGACAGCCCTGGAGCAGCCCAGCCTGCAAGCCCCCAGAGTTCAAAGCCCACCAGCCCCAGGACAGACAAGTCAAACACCACCGGCCAAATCAAGGTGGGTGAACTAATTTCTTTCTCCAGAAAAGGTAATGGTGGCAATTGCTGATTTTCAGAATCAACACACTTTTAAATACTTTGAGGTTTTTTACCTTGCTTCCTTGGATGGAGCAGATCAAGATTTACTGAATAATTTAATCACAATCCAGCTGATTGGTTGGAGATTGGTTAATGTTTATGCACAATGATTGCTTTCAGTTTTCAGTGTGGTGGGATGGAGTGTACAAAGTCCAAACTGAACAATTAAGACACAGACTGAGTATTGTGGAACAAAGTTAGCAGCAGTTGCAGTCCTGACAAAGCCTTACAAGGAAACAATAAATGTGACTGTGGGAATCCATGACGTAATGTGACACCATGCCTACAAGTACACACAGTTATACACGGTGGCTCTTTAATTAGACAGGGGTCATTGACGGAGGTCACCAGAAAGGCTATAGACAGGTCACAGACAGGTGAAATAAGGACACAGGCCTTTTTGATCAGTGTGTGCCTCATAATTCCCTTGGAGGTTATCTAGGTCatcacatttgtttcatttgtgtttcacTTTTCTTTCAGAGTCCAGATAGAAAGAAGGTACTGACCACTCAACGGACTTTTGATAGTGAGGGTGAGACACACTCATCTGTTTATTTTCCAcgtcttttattttatctctaTGGTGTCTGTTATTCTCGCCTTTTTGTCTCTCACTCATATTTTCAGGTCCTTTCACAATTAAAGGCCAAAACCAAGGatcagggtttttttaaaatttttactatattttgtgtgagtggttgtttgtcttttgtgtggctttgTGATGCGCTGACAACGTGTCTGGACTGTCTCTCCACAATacactccagcaacccccgtgacccgcaaaagtaAAAGAAGCtgtttgaaaaatgaatgattgaattatAACATTACATATGTTCAATCCAGTTAGTTTTGatgttataatttaattttgaagaaCTTTTCATGACAAGCTCATATCCTGTTGTCACCATTTTTGGTCCCTTTCACTTTTAGACacctcctctctttctgtctttactGTATGTGCTACTGTGGCTTTTAAGTGCTTCCATTTGTTTCTTTTACTTACTGATGACAGTACCCTGCTGTAAATTCCTGTACTTGGTGTAAAAATCTAAGTCATTAATAACGAATGTTTTCACAATGTAAACAAAATGAACACTGTGTTTCAGAGGAGGAGCTGTATCAGAACTACCAGGAGAAGGCTTTACATAATGACTCAGATGAGGATTCCTGTTCCAGAGAAGCCAAACCTGATAGTGGCATTGTGGTGCAGTTCAGACCACTACGAACCTCCTGGAGCCAACTCAGTGTGGTCAGAAATAATTCCTaactctttttttctcaccttttcCCTTCTTCCAGTacagacaaacatacagtatgtgctctGTGACTGGCCTGCGTACTCTTGGAATGCCAGTGCTTTGAGGAATGTTACCATATCCAGTTTGGCAACAGTCTCATGCCCATCCTCCCACTGTTACTGCCCTCCTCCAATCCTCACATTGCTAATCAGGTAGCACAGGAGCAGTTCTTCTTGGTCTTGGGTGTTCAGGGAGGCCGACAGTCAGCCAGACCCACAGGAAGTCTTGAAAGTACTGCTGGGACTGATGCCAATGTTTTGACAAAGTCAGATGGCAAATATGTATAAAATGTTGACGCTACAGAGGAGAATGGTTACTCTGTATTGCGTAATCTAGTTAGTGATCAGAATGGAGGGAAAGAAGAATACAGAGTGACAGGGGAGTGAGTTAATTTGGTTTTCTGGCAAGGCATTCCCatctgtttgtttacttgttgaaAAGGGAGCAAAAATCGTACGGATGGAGGAAATTGTGATTAGTTTTTTTAAGGGTAGAGAATGTGGAAATCTTGTTTTGCTGATTCAAATGCCAGACTGACCGGGACTCAGtcagttttattattttctccaCAGCTGCTATACAGCTGTTGATATGTGGGCCTGAATGTGTTTGGACAGACAGCACATGATCTAACACCGCAGGATTGTTCCTCTGCTTCTTACGGTGTCTTTTATAGGTGAtagatgacactggtgtgatgGGATCAATTCATGTTTAAGCGAAGAATTAGATAGATTGGTCGCCCTCATTTGCATCTTGTCTGATATTCCTGTCTTGTGCAGTTCCTGTCTCCCCATTCCTCATCATTTAGCTTTTTGATTAAATGCTACAGCGTAGAATTTTTATATTTCCAGGAATTTTCAGAACGTACATCTGCTACATCCTCCCAAGGGGCTGACATTTCCTGACATGGGTTTTGTTGTGCTTCATAAAAGGAAACAAGCATTCAAACTTCATTAGATTGCTCTTGAATAGTAATAAATTGTGATTCATGTTCATCCATTGATGAGGaacaaaacaattttcattTGGTTGTAAGTTCACTAAATTCTAAACAGCCCTACACTGATAAATTGTTTTGCTGATATTGGGCATTGTAAGAGGAGTAAGAGGAAGATAAATGATAAGCAGCTGTACATCTGAGAGGATGTTATATTTGTTCATATAATTTGCTGAGGGTTGCCAAGCAGGTGCTCAAAAGAAGGAGGGCTCCTCCAGGAGCAATGTCACCTCCTCGTCTTCATACAAAAGCAGGATATGGAACTCAAGGATGTTAGGACAGATCTCATATTGGGATTTTTGCcttcataaaaaatgaaaatgatgagaCAAAGGCATTTTGAACCTGGGTTATTTTTGCAAAATTGAAAGGTCGCTGAATTCATTAAGACTCACTGTCAAGTCCATCCCATAGGAATTGTTTGTTTCAGTATTACTGAAACATCTCTAAACATCAACATGTAACACATTCTTTTCTTTGAAATTAACATTTTCAGAAATTCATAGATTACTGAATACACTTTCCAATTTCTACACCCTTCCTGTGCCTCTTTAGTTAGTGAGGACCTTTCTTTTCCCCTTTCTCTACAACAAATGCATTAACAGTCTATTCAGTGTGGTATGCAAGTGCTTTCCTTGTGTGCCAGAACAACAGGCCGCAAacgtactcacacacacacacacacacacacacacacacacacacacacacacacacacacacacacacgaaactTAACATGAAACTCTTTTGACTGGTCAAACAAGTTTGCTTTGACAAGAAATCCTTTTACAACTTTAATATCAGTCTATATTGTGTTTACTGTGTAGGTAAAGAAAAGCGGTTTGTCTGACCGGATGAGTCAGGAGGAGCGCAAAAGACAAGAGGTGggaataatgtgtttttgtgtaagaCTCAGAATAACCCAATGTTTGCACTGCATACAAGATACATTAAGATGTCCAAGCAAAGTGGGCGGCTCTCATTGAGATATTTAGAGATGAACAATGCATCTCCACTTCCTCCCACTGTACCAAAGCTGAGCCAAAATATTCCAGACAGTGCTGCCATCTTTAGTGGAATCTTCACCTTAATGATAAAGAGATGGTTAAGTGTTCATGATATTTCAGTCTgtctttattaattaattaaaactgTCCAAAAATTACAGAAACAGTTTTCAGGAACAAATGATCAGTATAGCTTATATTTTACTACCA contains:
- the LOC137596235 gene encoding rho guanine nucleotide exchange factor 26-like; translation: MDIGNDVDLSNPNITPLWKRRTDLHKPRPLSYHMNGVTTTSFPVEDIKSAFPSNQPAEGLTVTPHCLEKNAAVLKHVLHKPTKKPRVVRSISIRHFSNGIFLSKFRSDDSKSASLDNRVYNRDRDKGESKNGVTLLPDKQHQDSQKPLSSPGSLRSQKNQRAFEMSSSSPEATRLNDSPPALCPCPPNNSNYDHSQLSFIPSASSPSPPPPRTPTPSCSSTSSIPSLSSLVSSDPPTPRSPSPADGGQASLRQSSVSSASSQDTRHASSSSSISSISPSVSPTIYPSPSVVLSTNSPAALKMGTHQLIPKGLASDIRQSKATPPGLQGQGLSGLLGLDNSKRALKTLSMVETGAYFSTGGTLNECRDTESDSPGSLRRGLRSKSYRKAVVSGVDLEEPSVDQKASQLSQLVIQGPHSDNPASAVSPSSPDRVSLDSPGAAQPASPQSSKPTSPRTDKSNTTGQIKSPDRKKVLTTQRTFDSEEEELYQNYQEKALHNDSDEDSCSREAKPDSGIVVQFRPLRTSWSQLSVVKKSGLSDRMSQEERKRQEAIFEVISSEHSYLHSLEILIRMFKDSAELNGAMTKTERHHLFSNITDVREASKKFFKELEEKHQQNIVIDDISDIVCRHAQSNFDPYITYCSNEVYQQRTLQRLVSKNPVFKEVLTRIEGDPDCKNLPMISFLILPMQRITRLPLLMDTICQKTSKDSTQYEECTRALQAVSKVVRKCNEGARTMERTEMMYTINSQLDFKIKPFPLVSSSRWMVKRGELTAFVEDNGIFLKRTSRQQVYFFLFNDVFIVTRKKSEDSYNVIDYALRDQIWVGSCQPEDLNLSPVRTTGNMLSSRQSGANHLFRLCFRSNHSSEKVVMILGTELLNERARWISALGQNVNNSKCQDRTNVMQMEVIRTYTSKQPDELSLQVADVVLVSQTIEDGWCEGERLRDGERGWFLAECAQPITCQATIERNMQRMDRLQGLETNV